The following coding sequences lie in one Equus przewalskii isolate Varuska chromosome 25, EquPr2, whole genome shotgun sequence genomic window:
- the GNPNAT1 gene encoding glucosamine 6-phosphate N-acetyltransferase gives MKPDETPMFDPSLLKEVDWSQNTATFSPAISPTHPGEGLVLRPLCTADLNRGFFKVLGQLTETGVVSPEQFMKSFEHMKKSGDYYVTVVEDVTLGQIVATATLIIEHKFIHSCAKRGRVEDVVVSDECRGKQLGKLLLSTLTLLSKKLNCYKITLECLPQNVGFYKKFGYTVSEENYMCRRFLK, from the exons ATGAAACCTGATGAAACTCCTATGTTTGACCCAAGTTTACTCAAAGAAGTGGACTGGAGTCAGAATACAGCTACATTTTCTCCAGCCATTTCCCCAACGCATCCTGGAGAAGGTTTGGTTTTGAGGCCTCTTTGTACTGCAGACTTGAATAGAG GTTTTTTTAAGGTACTGGGTCAGCTAACAGAGACTGGAGTTGTCAGCCCTGAACAATTTATGA AATCTTTTGAGCACATGAAGAAATCTGGGGATTATTATGTTACAGTTGTGGAAGATGTGACTTTAGGACAGATTGTTGCTACAGCAACTTTGATAATCGAACATAAATTCATCCATTCTTGTGCTAAG AGAGGAAGAGTAGAAGATGTTGTTGTTAGTGATGAATGCAGAGGAAAGCAGCTTGGCAAATT gttaCTATCAACCCTTACTTTGCTAAGCAAGAAACTGAACTGTTATAAGATTACCCTTGAATGTCTACCACAAAACGTTGGTTTCTATAAAAAGTTTGGATATACAGTATCTGAAGAAAACTACATGTGTCGGAGGTTTCTAAAGTAA
- the STYX gene encoding serine/threonine/tyrosine-interacting protein isoform X1: protein MEDVKLEFPALPPCREDAEEWTYPMRREMQEILPGLFLGPYSSAMKSKLPILQKHGITHIICIRQNIEANFIKPNFQQLFRYLVLDIADNPVENIIRFFPMTKEFIDGSLQTGGKVLVHGNAGISRSAAFVIAYIMETFGMKYRDAFAYVQERRFCINPNAGFVHQLQEYEAIYLAKLTIQMMSPLQIERSLSVNSGTTGSLKRTHEEEEDFGNMQAATAQNG, encoded by the exons GAGTGGACCTACCCGATGAGACGAGAGATGCAG gaaattttACCTGGATTGTTTTTAGGCCCATATTCTTCTGCTATGAAAAGCAAG CTACCTATACTACAGAAACATGGAATAACCCATATAATATGCATAAGACAAAATATTGAAGCAAACTTCATTAAACCAAACTTTCAACAATTATTTAG atatttagtgTTGGATATTGCAGATAATCCAGTTGAAAATATAATACGTTTTTTCCCCATG ACTAAAGAATTTATTGATGGGAGCTTACAAACTGGAG gaAAGGTTCTTGTCCATGGAAATGCAGGGATCTCCAGGAG tGCTGCCTTTGTTATTGCATACATTATGGAAACATTTGGAATGAAGTACAG agatGCATTTGCTTATGTTCAAGAAAGAAGATTTTGTATTAATCCTAATGCTGGATTTGTCCATCAACTTCAg gAATATGAAGCCATCTACCTAGCAAAATTAACAATACAGATGATGTCACCACTCCAGATAGAAAGGTCATTATCTGTTAATTCTGGTACCACAG GCAGTTTGAAGAGAAcacatgaagaagaagaagattttgGAAACATGCAAGCAGCGACTGCACAGAATGGCTGA
- the STYX gene encoding serine/threonine/tyrosine-interacting protein isoform X2, whose product MEDVKLEFPALPPCREDAEEWTYPMRREMQEILPGLFLGPYSSAMKSKLPILQKHGITHIICIRQNIEANFIKPNFQQLFRYLVLDIADNPVENIIRFFPMTKEFIDGSLQTGGKVLVHGNAGISRRDAFAYVQERRFCINPNAGFVHQLQEYEAIYLAKLTIQMMSPLQIERSLSVNSGTTGSLKRTHEEEEDFGNMQAATAQNG is encoded by the exons GAGTGGACCTACCCGATGAGACGAGAGATGCAG gaaattttACCTGGATTGTTTTTAGGCCCATATTCTTCTGCTATGAAAAGCAAG CTACCTATACTACAGAAACATGGAATAACCCATATAATATGCATAAGACAAAATATTGAAGCAAACTTCATTAAACCAAACTTTCAACAATTATTTAG atatttagtgTTGGATATTGCAGATAATCCAGTTGAAAATATAATACGTTTTTTCCCCATG ACTAAAGAATTTATTGATGGGAGCTTACAAACTGGAG gaAAGGTTCTTGTCCATGGAAATGCAGGGATCTCCAGGAG agatGCATTTGCTTATGTTCAAGAAAGAAGATTTTGTATTAATCCTAATGCTGGATTTGTCCATCAACTTCAg gAATATGAAGCCATCTACCTAGCAAAATTAACAATACAGATGATGTCACCACTCCAGATAGAAAGGTCATTATCTGTTAATTCTGGTACCACAG GCAGTTTGAAGAGAAcacatgaagaagaagaagattttgGAAACATGCAAGCAGCGACTGCACAGAATGGCTGA